One genomic region from Quercus robur chromosome 4, dhQueRobu3.1, whole genome shotgun sequence encodes:
- the LOC126720389 gene encoding metal tolerance protein 10-like — translation MATDDLRTDSSDYRVELLSPEAAGMVPAAPREPTWQLNMDQFRSAERHMNSNFGCGSFWQTLKRQKKIAAYYKRQEKILKGFDEIDKFTEQGFLPESMTEDEEKQLARGESLAIYASNIANVVIFIAKVFACVESKSLAVIASTLDSLLDLLSGFILWFTSHAMKKPNHHWYPVGKNRMQPVGIVVFASVMATLGLQILFESGRQLLAKTQPERDPMKERWMIGIMISVTVVKFLLMVYCRRFENEIVRAYAQDHFFDVITNAIGLVTAVLAIKFYWWLDPTGAIIIALYTISNWSRTVMENVWSLIGRTAPQEYLAKLTYLIWNHDKEIKHIDTVRAYTFGCNYFVEADIVLPEEMPLGQAHNIGESLQEKIEQLPQVERAFVHVDFETTHKPEHKPKAS, via the exons ATGGCAACTGATGATCTTCGCACAGATTCTTCCGACTACCGGGTTGAGCTTCTATCGCCGGAAGCAGCCGGCATGGTTCCGGCTGCACCAAGGGAGCCAACATGGCAACTCAACATGGATCAGTTTCGGTCGGCAGAGAGACACATGAATTCTAATTTTGGTTGTGGATCTTTTTGGCAGACATTAA agaggcaaaaaaaaattgcagcaTACTACAAGAGGCAGGAAAAAATTCTCAAAGGATTTGATGAAATCGACAAATTTACCGAGCAGGGTTTTTTGCCTGAAAGTATGACAGAG gATGAAGAAAAGCAACTTGCTAGGGGTGAGAGTCTGGCAATATATGCATCTAACATAGCTAACGTTGTGATTTTCATTGCAAAAGTGTTTGCTTGTGTTGAGAGTAAATCACTGGCAGTGATAGCTTCCACCTTAGACTCCCTTTTGGATCTTTTATCTGGTTTCATCCTATGGTTTACTTCTCATGCTATGAAAAAACCAAATCACCATTGGTATCCTGTTGGAAAGAACCGAATGCAACCTGTG GGCATTGTTGTTTTTGCATCAGTAATGGCGACACTTGGATTACAAATATTGTTCGAATCAGGTCGACAACTCCTTGCAAAA ACTCAGCCTGAAAGGGACCCCATGAAAGAAAGATGGATGATAGGAATTATGATCTCAGTCACAGTAGTAAAATTTTTGCTCATGGTATACTGTCGCAGATTCGAAAATGAAATTGTTAGGGCATATGCTCAAGACCATTTCTTTGATGTGATCACCAATGCAATCGGTCTAGTAACAGCAGTTTTGGCTATCAAATTCTACTGGTGGCTCGATCCTACTGGTGCTATCATT ATAGCTTTATACACAATTAGTAATTGGTCAAGGACTGTGATGGAGAATGTATGGTCACTAATTGGGAGGACAGCCCCGCAAGAGTATTTAGCAAAGCTAACATATCTCATTTGGAACCATGACAAGGAGATTAAGCACATTGACACAGTTAGAGCATACACATTTGGGTGTAACTACTTTGTTGAGGCTGACATAGTTTTACCAGAGGAGATGCCCCTTGGTCAAGCACATAATATTGGGGAGAGCCTTCAAGAGAAGATTGAACaactcccccaagttgaacggGCATTTGTTCATGTGGATTTTGAAACAACTCACAAGCCAGAACACAAGCCAAAGGCTTCATAA
- the LOC126720392 gene encoding uncharacterized protein LOC126720392 produces the protein MHKLGRGHRDKLQQFMTITGASEKSALQTLKASDWHLEGAFDVFYSQPQSKSFTDSRHLEELFNRYKDPYSDMILVDGITLLCNDIQVDPQDIVMLVVSWHMKAATMCEFSKQEFIGGLQGLGIDSLEKFCEKIPFMRMELKDDQKFREIYNFAFGWAKEKGQKSLALDTAIGMWQLLFAEKQWPLVDHWCQFLQARHNKAISRDTWSQLLEFARTVDPALTNYDAEGAWPYLIDEFVEYLNENGIIQNVQLNDLSQKR, from the exons atg CACAAATTGGGCAGAGGTCACCGTGACAAACTTCAGCAGTTTATGACAATCACCGGTGCAAG TGAAAAATCTGCCCTTCAGACTTTAAAGGCCAGCGATTGGCATCTTGAAGGAGCCTTTGATGTATTCTACAGCCAGCCCCAGAGCAAATCATTTACTGACTCTAGACATTTGGAGGAACTCTTCAATAGATATAAAG ATCCATATAGTGATATGATACTGGTTGATGGTATAACTCTCCTTTGCAATGATATTCag GTGGATCCGCAAGATATTGTTATG TTAGTTGTTTCATGGCACATGAAAGCTGCTACCATGTGTGAATTTTCCAAGCAGGAGTTTATAGGTGGACTACAAGGGCTAGG GATAGACTCTTTGGAGAAGTTCTGTGAAAAGATTCCATTTATGCGCATGGAGCTGAAAGATGATC AAAAGTTCCGTGAGATATATAACTTTGCGTTTGGCTGGGCAAAAGAAAAG GGTCAGAAATCTTTAGCATTGGATACAGCTATTGGAATGTGGCAATTACTGTTTGCCGAAAAGCAGTGGCCATTGGTTGATCACTGGTGCCAGTTCTTACAG GCTCGGCATAACAAAGCAATATCTAGGGACACGTGGTCTCAACTATTGGAGTTTGCAAGG ACGGTGGACCCTGCATTAACAAATTATGATGCTGAAGGTGCATGGCCCTATCTTATTGATGAATTTGTTGAATACTTGAATGAAAATGGCATCATCCAAAATGTCCAGTTGAATGATTTGAGCCAAAAACGATGA